The following proteins are co-located in the Brevibacillus laterosporus DSM 25 genome:
- a CDS encoding DUF1444 family protein: MSYNHDQEQKHDQKGRESIQKRVKELLEKELPDGWSCLLDGEQIKLQAVIEGEIHERSISLQTLYKQVEAQPDNRRELLYRYIQHIMAAVKGATETSKLTGNEQRVYPVLRHSSFFDHPRAKTLVTHPHTVETTIAYALDREDGYVLLDEKMLQQAGWTQEKLHDLAMDNLEASPYTIKSDQVGEHVLYFLNSQDGYAASRILLPGILHEFEGKKTGKLIGTAIPHQDVMIIGDLANDKGAQLLAQVTHHFASKGDVPICPLPFIYQQGELETYLVVSPNQKG; the protein is encoded by the coding sequence ATGAGCTACAATCATGATCAAGAACAAAAACACGATCAGAAAGGTCGTGAATCCATTCAGAAGCGGGTAAAAGAATTATTGGAGAAAGAATTACCCGATGGCTGGAGCTGCCTACTAGATGGAGAGCAGATTAAGCTACAAGCTGTTATAGAAGGTGAGATCCATGAGCGTTCCATTTCCCTGCAAACCTTATACAAGCAAGTGGAAGCCCAGCCTGACAATCGCCGCGAACTTTTATATCGCTACATTCAGCATATAATGGCAGCAGTAAAAGGAGCTACGGAAACGAGTAAACTAACGGGAAATGAACAGCGTGTGTATCCAGTGTTGCGTCATTCATCTTTTTTCGACCATCCTAGAGCTAAAACCTTAGTAACTCATCCTCATACAGTAGAAACGACGATTGCCTACGCATTAGATCGAGAGGATGGATACGTTTTACTAGATGAAAAAATGTTGCAGCAGGCGGGATGGACGCAGGAAAAGCTACATGACCTTGCTATGGACAATCTTGAGGCATCTCCCTACACCATCAAAAGTGATCAGGTAGGGGAGCATGTTCTTTATTTTCTCAATTCCCAAGATGGATATGCTGCGAGTCGTATTTTACTACCTGGCATCCTACATGAATTTGAGGGAAAAAAGACAGGGAAGTTAATAGGAACCGCTATTCCCCATCAGGATGTCATGATTATTGGTGATCTAGCAAATGATAAAGGAGCACAACTATTAGCTCAAGTAACACACCATTTCGCAAGTAAAGGTGACGTACCGATATGTCCGTTACCTTTCATCTATCAACAAGGGGAACTAGAGACCTATCTGGTCGTCAGTCCTAATCAGAAAGGATAA
- a CDS encoding DUF3900 domain-containing protein, whose translation MNFSIDWLSFFVLEQIDDEGTKQVRMSKILSHDEYEQSELKTFLDGEFTKIAKRKVEKNPLHDAAATKLGQFILEPGHPLDSNPNYGLFKRLLHSTAKEDIKTHSLDLLQSYVKTPQVRGGVLLIVKAKLDKLDDQFLFLLKCDFEQKTAVITDENSLISNVEMAINAKNIKSIMYPFMEEEGMVDIYHVKIHQFSHARYFEEFLKFIEYPRTITEIVSQEVISLAKQHIEYTYPEDSPQRQQEEEEIELIATSPKRELAEKWEHETVMEAMHIITEHQPEIELKFKLDHLQVRAMLSDYGTQMHIAKVNGRYVVLLEGDVLQFEKGFSPVEFLKPKSLHELVDDIERRAKEATSHPGYQENNAERTSTMEVASAIAPSDDTPPW comes from the coding sequence ATGAACTTTAGTATCGACTGGCTTTCCTTTTTTGTATTAGAGCAGATTGATGACGAGGGAACGAAGCAGGTACGCATGTCTAAAATTCTCTCACATGATGAATATGAACAAAGCGAACTAAAAACGTTCCTTGATGGGGAATTTACAAAAATCGCTAAACGAAAAGTAGAAAAAAACCCCTTACATGATGCGGCCGCAACTAAATTGGGACAATTTATTTTAGAGCCTGGACATCCATTAGATTCAAACCCCAATTATGGGTTGTTTAAACGTTTGTTGCATTCGACAGCTAAGGAAGATATCAAGACGCATTCGCTAGACCTACTACAATCGTATGTAAAAACACCACAAGTGCGTGGTGGTGTACTCTTAATCGTCAAAGCCAAGCTAGATAAGCTCGACGATCAGTTCTTATTTCTGTTAAAATGTGATTTTGAGCAAAAAACAGCAGTGATTACGGATGAAAACAGCCTAATCTCCAATGTGGAAATGGCGATTAATGCAAAAAATATCAAATCAATCATGTATCCTTTCATGGAAGAAGAAGGTATGGTAGATATCTATCATGTGAAAATCCATCAATTCTCCCATGCTCGTTATTTTGAAGAATTTCTCAAGTTTATTGAGTATCCAAGAACGATCACTGAGATTGTTTCCCAAGAAGTTATCTCGCTGGCAAAGCAGCATATTGAATACACCTATCCAGAAGATTCACCACAGCGTCAGCAGGAGGAAGAGGAAATTGAGCTAATAGCTACTAGTCCTAAACGAGAGCTTGCTGAGAAATGGGAACATGAGACAGTTATGGAAGCTATGCATATCATTACCGAGCATCAACCTGAAATTGAACTGAAATTTAAATTGGATCACTTGCAGGTAAGAGCAATGCTGTCCGATTACGGGACACAAATGCATATTGCCAAGGTGAATGGCCGTTATGTTGTTCTCTTAGAAGGAGATGTGCTGCAATTTGAAAAAGGCTTCTCTCCTGTCGAATTTTTAAAACCCAAATCTCTTCATGAACTAGTAGACGATATCGAGAGAAGAGCTAAAGAAGCGACTAGTCATCCTGGATACCAAGAAAATAATGCTGAAAGAACCTCTACTATGGAAGTAGCATCAGCAATAGCACCTTCAGATGATACACCACCTTGGTAG
- a CDS encoding DEAD/DEAH box helicase: protein MSNDFMQITRGPIVTFLRERGYEKLTPIQAQTLPVILEGKDVIAESPTGSGKTMAYLLPLVQNLDETKKELQVLVLAPTQELVMQIYREATQLLASIGMHAAALIGGVDAKRQLEKLKTHPAIVIGTPGRVKELLEMRKLKVHTVKSVVIDEADRMLDRGFANPVQDVLRRLMRDTQRLFFSATLSRQTQALIKGMAHEPVVIATEAPDSKYEVLHFYLVEEGRKKADALRRLIRLVNAKKTLVFLNTIERVDEIKEKLTYHHLDCELLHRDTPKVDRARALQHFRDGKLPVLIVTDVAARGIDISDVELVIHYDPATDADTYVHRSGRTGRMGKAGLVFSIVLPNQRFIIQKFAKQKQIPIQEKAMSYGALVDPSGERKPYSGQKVKQRESSTGDRTADKRGPSRNRSK from the coding sequence GTGTCTAACGATTTTATGCAAATTACACGAGGTCCCATTGTAACATTTCTAAGGGAACGTGGCTATGAAAAGCTAACTCCTATTCAAGCACAAACCTTACCTGTTATTCTAGAGGGAAAAGATGTCATAGCTGAATCCCCTACGGGATCGGGAAAAACAATGGCATATCTATTACCCCTTGTCCAAAATTTAGATGAAACAAAAAAAGAATTACAAGTATTAGTGTTAGCACCTACTCAAGAGCTGGTTATGCAAATTTATCGTGAGGCTACACAACTGTTAGCTTCTATAGGAATGCATGCCGCTGCGCTTATTGGTGGAGTCGATGCAAAGCGCCAATTGGAAAAGCTAAAAACTCATCCAGCTATTGTTATTGGAACGCCTGGTCGTGTCAAAGAACTATTGGAAATGCGTAAATTAAAAGTGCATACGGTGAAAAGTGTAGTAATAGATGAGGCGGATCGCATGCTCGATCGTGGGTTTGCTAATCCTGTACAGGATGTATTGCGCCGTCTAATGCGTGACACGCAACGCTTGTTTTTCTCAGCAACCTTATCTAGACAAACGCAAGCCTTGATAAAAGGCATGGCTCATGAACCGGTAGTTATTGCAACTGAGGCTCCTGATAGTAAATATGAGGTGCTACATTTTTATTTAGTAGAAGAGGGACGTAAAAAAGCAGATGCGCTTCGTCGTCTGATTCGTTTGGTTAATGCTAAAAAAACACTTGTTTTCTTAAACACCATTGAACGAGTCGACGAAATTAAAGAAAAGCTGACTTATCATCATTTAGATTGTGAGCTACTACACCGTGATACGCCAAAGGTGGATCGAGCGAGGGCTTTGCAGCATTTCCGTGATGGCAAGCTACCTGTATTGATCGTGACAGATGTAGCTGCTCGTGGTATTGATATTTCTGACGTTGAGCTGGTTATTCACTACGATCCTGCTACAGATGCGGATACATATGTTCACCGTAGTGGAAGAACAGGACGTATGGGGAAGGCTGGGTTGGTATTTTCGATTGTGTTACCTAACCAACGATTTATCATCCAAAAATTCGCTAAACAAAAACAAATTCCTATCCAAGAAAAAGCGATGTCCTATGGGGCATTGGTTGATCCAAGTGGGGAACGTAAGCCTTATTCAGGACAGAAAGTGAAACAGCGTGAATCTTCAACTGGAGATCGTACAGCAGATAAGCGTGGTCCTTCAAGAAATCGTTCTAAATAG
- a CDS encoding phosphodiester glycosidase family protein — protein MSDAPLTRSRSSKDQQPVRRSKKRKAKRRKKLFIASIVTFFVLVAGFYLTHDLRLWLAGTLLTTQHSSWAKYTFVGEDALNSLRAEINNPEAINSVSPTEVTTPSAKEEKQEEKPVQKELTEVIPVEKYFNPAHFFKGYVMKVSDPNRVHLIQTIGTKTNRGKPRGEWISEFSERTNAIGGVNASGFYDPNFMGYGSQAAGLVIVDGKLLQDYNQSGGDTVLGIDYNGKLITGRYTSKELLKMNIRDAMSFRPQLMVNGKNLFAGKDPISWGIAPRTAVGQTADGTILFIVIDGRQKHSIGASMKDMADLLEEYGAVNGMAMDGGTSSMMVDKGNVLTKSANGDPRGRWLPNAWMVY, from the coding sequence ATGTCAGATGCACCGCTAACCCGTTCTCGCAGTTCTAAAGATCAACAGCCTGTGCGAAGATCAAAAAAAAGAAAAGCGAAACGAAGAAAGAAACTATTCATAGCAAGTATTGTAACCTTCTTTGTACTAGTCGCTGGTTTTTACTTGACTCACGACTTGCGCTTGTGGCTTGCTGGAACGTTGCTTACAACTCAACACTCCAGTTGGGCTAAATATACATTTGTAGGAGAAGACGCCCTTAATTCTCTTCGGGCTGAGATTAATAATCCCGAAGCGATTAACTCCGTTTCACCTACAGAGGTAACTACCCCTTCTGCTAAAGAAGAAAAACAAGAAGAAAAACCTGTTCAAAAAGAGCTGACTGAAGTTATTCCTGTAGAGAAATACTTTAATCCTGCTCATTTCTTTAAAGGATACGTTATGAAGGTTTCTGATCCAAATCGCGTGCATTTAATTCAAACGATCGGTACGAAAACGAATCGTGGGAAACCACGTGGTGAATGGATTAGTGAGTTCTCAGAACGCACTAATGCAATCGGCGGAGTAAATGCAAGCGGTTTTTATGATCCCAACTTTATGGGATATGGAAGTCAAGCTGCTGGATTAGTCATTGTAGATGGCAAACTGCTCCAGGATTACAATCAATCTGGTGGCGACACCGTACTTGGAATTGATTACAACGGCAAATTAATCACAGGTCGTTATACCTCTAAAGAGCTGTTGAAAATGAATATCAGAGATGCTATGTCATTCCGACCTCAATTGATGGTAAATGGGAAGAACCTGTTTGCTGGAAAAGATCCTATTAGCTGGGGAATTGCTCCACGTACAGCTGTAGGACAGACTGCTGACGGCACTATTTTGTTCATTGTTATAGATGGTCGTCAGAAGCACTCCATCGGAGCTAGTATGAAAGATATGGCTGATCTGTTAGAAGAATACGGTGCCGTAAATGGAATGGCCATGGATGGCGGTACCTCTTCTATGATGGTTGATAAAGGTAATGTTCTCACAAAATCCGCAAATGGCGACCCACGCGGTCGTTGGTTACCAAACGCATGGATGGTATACTAA
- a CDS encoding low molecular weight protein-tyrosine-phosphatase — protein MVHVLFVCLGNICRSPMAEAVFRHHVQQAGLEQFIKIDSAAIGSWHVGNPPHEGTQQVLTKHNVRFDTIFARQIRSVDFQQFDYIVCMDNSNVEKLRTFAPDAKNITKLMDYAPAYKETEVEDPYFTGRFDYVYELVEAGSIGLIKHIRDKHHLS, from the coding sequence ATGGTTCATGTTTTATTTGTTTGCCTAGGTAACATTTGTCGGTCACCTATGGCAGAGGCAGTTTTTCGTCATCACGTACAACAAGCTGGGCTAGAGCAATTCATTAAGATTGATTCAGCAGCGATTGGTAGCTGGCATGTTGGAAACCCTCCACATGAAGGGACACAACAGGTATTAACGAAGCATAACGTCCGTTTTGATACCATTTTTGCTAGACAAATTCGTTCCGTTGATTTTCAGCAATTTGACTATATTGTATGCATGGACAATTCAAATGTAGAGAAATTACGCACCTTTGCTCCAGATGCTAAAAATATTACGAAACTGATGGATTATGCTCCAGCCTATAAAGAAACAGAAGTAGAAGACCCGTATTTTACAGGCAGATTTGATTATGTGTACGAGTTAGTCGAAGCTGGTTCAATTGGTTTAATCAAGCATATTCGTGACAAACACCATCTTTCTTAA
- a CDS encoding HEPN domain-containing protein, whose protein sequence is MPTLIAPVFNTVTDKPLRIQLSEDFFLVSGFEPLYKICHERLRPQMNENRLHFEEKVKPNSLFLYAEYPTLKVKEDRPFIAEIENRLNMANGEGVCSIPYLLTMEENRYGINYLKRSLDGPKFIYTNQIEGLFKRLMNADISFPTVPYRRYLLALEKKSLEDELLDLWIALESLFVPDGKKGEITYKVRTRIAYYLGQTPEERIRISNFIKNSYNHRSEVVHSGKDLGNSIKEEIHILRQIARATLINLALEQTKLQKLREQLDNLVLTGRTYKEEYSPAYFEQIVLS, encoded by the coding sequence ATGCCAACCTTGATTGCACCAGTATTTAATACCGTAACAGATAAGCCACTTCGTATACAGCTTAGTGAGGATTTCTTTCTGGTATCAGGCTTTGAGCCCTTGTATAAAATTTGTCATGAGCGCTTGCGTCCACAGATGAACGAGAATAGGCTTCATTTTGAAGAAAAAGTAAAACCAAACTCGCTGTTTCTCTATGCGGAGTATCCTACTTTAAAAGTAAAAGAAGATCGTCCCTTCATAGCTGAAATAGAGAATCGCTTAAACATGGCAAATGGCGAAGGGGTTTGTTCTATACCGTATCTATTAACAATGGAAGAAAATCGGTATGGGATCAATTATTTAAAACGTTCATTAGATGGACCTAAGTTTATCTATACCAATCAAATAGAAGGATTGTTCAAGCGTCTAATGAATGCAGATATCTCATTTCCAACTGTACCCTATCGCAGATATTTATTAGCACTGGAAAAGAAATCGTTGGAGGATGAGTTATTAGATTTATGGATTGCTTTGGAATCTTTGTTTGTACCAGATGGAAAAAAGGGAGAAATTACGTACAAGGTGCGAACACGAATTGCTTATTACTTGGGGCAAACACCAGAAGAACGGATTAGGATTTCCAATTTTATTAAAAACTCTTACAATCATCGTTCTGAAGTGGTTCACAGTGGGAAGGATTTAGGTAATTCCATTAAAGAAGAAATACACATATTACGTCAGATTGCCAGAGCTACCCTCATTAATTTAGCTTTAGAACAAACAAAACTTCAAAAGCTGAGAGAACAACTAGATAATTTAGTGCTAACTGGTAGAACTTACAAGGAAGAGTATTCCCCCGCTTATTTTGAGCAAATTGTTTTGTCCTAG
- the thiC gene encoding phosphomethylpyrimidine synthase ThiC, with the protein MSFISTPSFFPASRKMYVMGSRSDLLVPFREISLSPTVDQQGRVTPNAPLQVYDTSGPYTDETLYEALDLTKGLPPLRSAWISERKDTEPYKDQKNPAPTKTKASNPLPTQAFENREPLRARLERRVTQLHYARKGIITPEMEFAAIREGMDPEIVRQEIASGRAILPANINHPELEPMLIGKHFLVKINANIGNSAVLSSIEDEVEKMVWAIRWGADTIMDLSTGKNIHTTREWILRNAPVPVGTVPLYQALEKAGGQPENLSWELYRDTLIEQAEQGVDYFTVHAGLLLRYIPLTMDRVTGIVSRGGSIMASWCLTYHQENFLYTHFREICEIASAYDISLSLGDGLRPGSIADANDAAQMAELETLGELTRIAWEYDVQVMIEGPGHVPMHKIKENVDIQQDICQEAPFYTLGPLTTDIAPGYDHITSAIGAAMIGWFGTAMLCYVTPKEHLGLPNKHDVKEGVIAYKIAAHAADLAKGHPLAQAWDDAMSKARFEFRWHDQFHLSLDPDRARDYHDEALPAEPAKTAHFCSMCGPKFCSMKISHEIKEMVDNKNLTDKNIPNLEESLIKTGLSQKAEEFKRSGSKICT; encoded by the coding sequence ATGTCTTTTATTTCAACACCATCTTTTTTCCCTGCAAGCCGCAAAATGTATGTGATGGGCTCAAGGTCTGATCTACTAGTCCCGTTTCGTGAAATTTCACTCTCTCCTACCGTTGATCAACAAGGACGCGTCACTCCGAATGCTCCCTTACAAGTGTATGACACGAGCGGACCCTACACAGATGAAACGCTGTATGAAGCCCTTGATCTCACCAAGGGTCTTCCCCCGCTCCGCTCTGCTTGGATTTCAGAGCGTAAGGATACAGAGCCGTATAAAGACCAAAAAAATCCTGCTCCTACAAAAACAAAGGCTTCTAATCCTCTTCCAACTCAAGCATTTGAAAATCGAGAACCCTTGCGAGCACGCCTGGAGCGACGCGTCACACAGCTTCATTACGCACGCAAAGGGATCATTACACCTGAAATGGAATTTGCAGCAATACGTGAGGGGATGGACCCTGAGATTGTACGACAAGAAATTGCCAGTGGACGTGCAATCCTACCAGCTAATATAAATCACCCTGAGCTAGAGCCTATGCTTATTGGAAAGCATTTTTTGGTGAAAATAAATGCTAACATTGGAAATTCTGCTGTTCTCTCCTCCATAGAAGACGAAGTTGAAAAAATGGTCTGGGCTATCCGCTGGGGCGCAGATACCATTATGGATCTTTCGACAGGTAAAAATATCCACACTACCCGGGAATGGATTCTACGTAATGCCCCTGTTCCAGTCGGTACTGTACCATTATATCAGGCTTTGGAAAAAGCCGGAGGACAGCCAGAGAATTTATCTTGGGAATTGTACCGGGATACGTTAATCGAACAAGCAGAACAGGGTGTGGACTACTTCACGGTACATGCTGGACTCTTGCTTCGTTACATCCCTCTTACCATGGATCGAGTGACAGGTATCGTATCGCGCGGAGGTTCCATCATGGCCTCGTGGTGTCTTACCTATCATCAGGAAAATTTCTTGTATACACATTTCCGCGAGATTTGTGAGATTGCAAGTGCTTACGATATCTCACTCTCTTTAGGTGATGGTCTACGACCGGGCTCCATTGCGGATGCCAATGATGCTGCCCAAATGGCGGAATTAGAAACCTTAGGTGAACTAACTAGAATAGCCTGGGAATACGACGTTCAGGTCATGATTGAAGGGCCAGGACATGTTCCGATGCACAAGATTAAAGAAAACGTAGATATTCAACAGGATATTTGTCAGGAGGCTCCTTTCTATACTTTGGGGCCGCTTACTACCGATATTGCACCTGGGTACGATCACATCACATCTGCCATTGGCGCAGCCATGATTGGCTGGTTTGGTACTGCGATGCTATGCTATGTAACACCAAAAGAACATTTGGGACTGCCTAATAAGCATGATGTAAAAGAAGGGGTTATCGCCTATAAAATCGCAGCACATGCAGCTGATCTAGCGAAAGGTCATCCACTTGCTCAAGCATGGGATGATGCGATGTCAAAAGCCCGCTTTGAATTTCGTTGGCACGATCAATTTCATTTATCATTAGATCCCGATCGAGCACGCGACTATCATGATGAAGCTCTTCCCGCAGAACCAGCCAAAACAGCACATTTTTGCTCGATGTGTGGGCCAAAATTTTGCAGTATGAAAATAAGTCATGAAATAAAGGAAATGGTTGATAATAAAAATTTGACGGATAAAAATATACCAAATCTTGAAGAATCTCTGATTAAAACAGGGCTTTCTCAGAAGGCAGAGGAATTTAAACGCTCTGGCTCCAAAATTTGTACCTGA
- the lpdA gene encoding dihydrolipoyl dehydrogenase, with protein sequence MVVGEFVEEIDVVVIGAGPGGYVAAIRAAQMGKSVVVVERGNVGGVCLNVGCIPSKALIHASHVYENAQHGASMGITMENVKVDYAKVQEWKSGIVKQLTGGVASLFKGNKIRLVSGEAFFLSENEVSVYNENESHKFKFNNAIIATGSRPFELPAFKWSKRVLSSTEVLSLSEIPKRMVVIGGGYIGVELGTVLAKFGTELTILEGADHILPGFEQDMTRLVERRLKKHNVKIHTKALAKGVEESENGVVVKAEVKGEEMSFEADYVLVTVGRKPNTNDIGLEAIGVKMNERGLIEVDKQGRTSVPSIYAIGDIVPGLALAHKASYEGKVAAEAIAGHAAEVDYKCIPSVVFSDPEMSSVGISEKEAKEQGLDVVVGRFPYAANGRALSVNAGEGFAKIIADKETGVVLGAQFVGEDASNIVSEVALAIEMGATLEDIELTIHAHPTLGEVTLEAAELALGRPIHVVVK encoded by the coding sequence ATGGTAGTAGGAGAATTCGTAGAAGAAATTGACGTAGTAGTCATCGGGGCAGGTCCTGGTGGTTATGTCGCAGCAATCCGCGCAGCTCAAATGGGGAAAAGCGTAGTTGTAGTAGAACGTGGTAACGTAGGTGGCGTATGCTTAAACGTGGGTTGTATCCCATCAAAAGCTCTTATCCACGCTTCTCACGTTTATGAAAATGCACAGCATGGTGCTAGCATGGGTATTACCATGGAGAATGTAAAAGTTGACTATGCTAAAGTACAAGAATGGAAAAGCGGCATCGTGAAACAATTAACTGGCGGGGTTGCTTCTTTGTTCAAAGGAAACAAAATACGTCTAGTTTCTGGAGAAGCGTTCTTCTTGTCAGAGAATGAAGTTAGCGTATATAACGAAAATGAATCTCATAAATTTAAGTTCAACAATGCGATTATCGCAACTGGTTCTCGTCCGTTCGAACTTCCAGCGTTTAAATGGAGCAAGCGAGTATTGTCCTCTACTGAGGTATTAAGTCTTAGCGAAATTCCAAAACGCATGGTAGTTATCGGTGGTGGATACATCGGTGTCGAGCTAGGTACGGTTCTTGCTAAATTTGGTACAGAACTTACAATCCTTGAGGGTGCTGATCATATTCTACCTGGATTTGAACAAGACATGACTCGTCTAGTTGAACGTCGTTTGAAAAAACACAACGTGAAAATTCATACCAAAGCTCTTGCAAAAGGCGTGGAGGAATCAGAAAACGGTGTAGTCGTAAAAGCAGAAGTAAAAGGAGAAGAAATGTCCTTTGAAGCTGATTACGTACTAGTTACTGTTGGTCGTAAGCCTAACACAAATGATATCGGTCTTGAAGCGATCGGCGTGAAAATGAACGAACGTGGATTGATCGAAGTTGATAAACAAGGTCGTACAAGTGTGCCAAGTATCTATGCGATTGGTGACATTGTTCCAGGTCTTGCGCTAGCTCACAAAGCTTCTTATGAAGGTAAAGTGGCAGCTGAAGCAATTGCAGGACATGCGGCTGAAGTGGATTACAAGTGCATTCCTTCTGTTGTATTCTCCGATCCAGAAATGTCCAGCGTGGGTATCTCTGAAAAAGAAGCAAAAGAACAAGGTCTAGATGTAGTTGTGGGTCGTTTCCCTTATGCTGCTAACGGACGTGCTCTATCTGTTAATGCTGGCGAAGGATTTGCAAAAATCATTGCTGACAAAGAAACAGGAGTAGTTCTAGGTGCTCAATTTGTTGGGGAAGATGCTTCTAACATCGTATCTGAAGTAGCTTTGGCTATTGAGATGGGTGCTACATTAGAAGATATCGAACTAACTATCCATGCTCACCCAACCTTGGGCGAAGTAACATTGGAAGCTGCAGAATTGGCGCTTGGTCGTCCGATTCACGTGGTAGTAAAATAA
- a CDS encoding dihydrolipoamide acetyltransferase family protein has product MARFEFKLPETGEGIHEGEIAKWHIAVGDTIEEDQVILEVQNDKSMVELPSPVAGKVVEITVSEGTVSMLGDTLCVIEVEGALPEGQDHGHGGESHAAPAQEAPKATEAPAAAATPAAPVAQGGAPIDRKHVLATPSVRKYAREKDIDLAFVPGTGGKVGRITKADVDAYLAGGAPAPAQETAAPRAAAPTASQAATATPTQHYAPQAFELEERVPLKGIRKAISKAMVKSKYTAPHVTLFDEVDVTGLVNLRKEGKPLAMEQGIKLTYLPFIVKAVVAGLKKFPILNTSMDDETQEIIFKKYYNIGIATSTEDGLLVPVVKGADHKSIFEISAEINELAGKARDRKATADEMKGSTFSITNIGSAGGMFFTPVINHPEVAILGVGRIEEKPVVKNGEIVVAPVLALSLSFDHRLIDGDPAQRFMNYIKKLLENPTLLVMEG; this is encoded by the coding sequence GTGGCACGATTTGAATTTAAACTGCCAGAAACCGGTGAAGGTATCCACGAAGGCGAAATTGCAAAATGGCATATTGCTGTAGGAGATACAATTGAAGAGGATCAAGTTATCCTAGAAGTACAAAACGATAAATCTATGGTAGAACTACCATCTCCTGTTGCAGGTAAAGTAGTTGAGATTACAGTTAGCGAAGGTACTGTTTCTATGCTAGGTGACACTCTTTGTGTCATTGAAGTAGAAGGTGCATTGCCTGAAGGTCAAGATCATGGTCATGGTGGCGAAAGTCATGCAGCGCCAGCTCAAGAAGCTCCTAAAGCTACTGAAGCACCGGCGGCAGCAGCTACACCAGCCGCACCAGTTGCTCAAGGTGGGGCACCAATCGATCGCAAGCATGTACTTGCTACTCCTTCCGTGCGTAAATACGCTCGTGAAAAGGATATTGACTTGGCGTTTGTACCAGGTACAGGTGGTAAAGTAGGCCGAATTACCAAAGCTGATGTAGATGCATATCTTGCTGGTGGGGCTCCTGCACCTGCTCAAGAAACAGCAGCACCACGGGCAGCAGCACCAACTGCTTCCCAAGCAGCAACGGCTACACCTACACAACACTATGCTCCACAAGCTTTCGAATTAGAAGAGCGTGTACCTTTGAAAGGTATCCGTAAAGCTATTTCTAAAGCAATGGTTAAATCTAAATATACAGCTCCACACGTTACGTTGTTTGACGAAGTAGATGTTACTGGTTTGGTTAACCTACGTAAAGAAGGTAAACCACTAGCTATGGAACAAGGAATTAAATTGACTTACCTTCCATTTATTGTTAAAGCAGTAGTGGCTGGTCTGAAAAAATTCCCAATCCTTAACACTTCTATGGATGATGAAACACAAGAAATCATCTTCAAGAAGTACTACAACATTGGTATTGCAACATCTACAGAGGACGGCTTGCTCGTACCTGTAGTTAAAGGCGCAGATCATAAATCCATCTTCGAAATCTCTGCTGAGATTAACGAATTAGCTGGTAAAGCTCGTGACCGTAAAGCAACTGCCGATGAAATGAAAGGTTCTACTTTCAGCATCACAAACATCGGTTCTGCTGGTGGAATGTTCTTCACTCCAGTGATCAACCATCCTGAAGTTGCTATTTTAGGTGTAGGTCGCATTGAAGAGAAACCAGTAGTGAAAAACGGTGAGATTGTTGTTGCACCAGTCTTAGCGTTGTCTCTAAGCTTTGACCACCGTCTAATCGATGGAGATCCAGCGCAACGTTTCATGAACTATATCAAAAAGCTTCTGGAGAACCCAACACTATTGGTTATGGAGGGATAA